The following are from one region of the Nitrospirota bacterium genome:
- a CDS encoding Uma2 family endonuclease: MGTSIIEKKKYTYEDYLKTPEDKRYELIEGELFMTPSPITNHQRISRKIEFLLEKFVTENDCGEIFYAPYDVYFDDENVLQPDILFITKERLNIIGDKNLQGAPDLVIEILSENNAYRDLIQKKKIYARYGVKEYWIVVPGEKTIDIHILNDKIYQLYKTYGEEDTLESQILKGFKMELKGIFK; this comes from the coding sequence ATGGGGACATCTATTATAGAAAAGAAAAAATATACTTATGAGGATTATCTTAAAACACCTGAGGATAAAAGATATGAGCTAATCGAAGGAGAATTGTTTATGACACCCTCACCTATAACAAACCATCAAAGGATATCAAGGAAGATAGAGTTTTTACTTGAGAAGTTTGTAACAGAAAATGACTGTGGAGAGATTTTCTATGCACCGTATGATGTATATTTTGATGATGAGAATGTTCTTCAGCCGGATATTCTATTTATCACAAAGGAAAGGTTGAATATTATAGGAGATAAGAATTTACAAGGTGCACCGGATCTGGTAATTGAGATACTTTCAGAAAACAATGCCTACAGGGACCTTATACAAAAGAAGAAGATATATGCAAGGTATGGTGTAAAGGAGTATTGGATTGTGGTGCCTGGGGAAAAGACTATAGATATTCATATCCTGAATGATAAAATTTACCAGCTTTATAAGACTTATGGAGAGGAAGACACCCTTGAATCTCAGATTTTGAAGGGATTTAAAATGGAGTTAAAGGGTATATTCAAGTAA